In Halorientalis sp. LT38, a genomic segment contains:
- a CDS encoding ABC transporter substrate-binding protein — translation MSDSHNPSERDSDRTVTRRSAMKGLTAVAGAGTIALAGCTSGGGGESGGPIKIGLQADLTGALSIYGFWHRRVLENYVDSVNEDGGIDGREVELAVEDTETDAETGGQVFRRLVQQEGVDFVIGSQSSGVSIATNPLAKQMQVPYFPLGEAPSITGEDGNRWVVRNNHSTEHAAEIAVEHGIESGSQWTIIYQDYAFGQQYRDAVTAAVERRDGEVLESIGVPVGESDLNSYLNSVPEDTEVLFNALIGASSLGFLQQSADLGTPGQRLGAIASIEGVDVSDTGEGAEGAEYVTMLPRDTSGVDVDGVGRLREMANPSGTDNIYLGGHISASYESLSWIEDAVTETEWAGSDDNQALIEWFEGGPSVEGSERYPQGPKFFRGEDHQAFMDMHIERIEGGSLTDVKRVEVDEPTFEARADLAGQEF, via the coding sequence ATGAGTGATTCTCACAACCCCAGCGAGCGGGATAGCGACCGAACTGTGACTCGCCGATCGGCGATGAAGGGCCTCACCGCCGTGGCTGGCGCGGGTACCATCGCTCTCGCGGGCTGTACCAGCGGCGGCGGTGGCGAGAGCGGCGGACCGATCAAGATCGGCCTCCAGGCCGACCTGACCGGCGCGCTGTCGATCTACGGCTTCTGGCACCGGCGCGTGCTCGAAAACTACGTCGACAGCGTCAACGAGGACGGCGGCATCGACGGCCGCGAGGTGGAACTAGCGGTCGAAGACACCGAGACCGACGCGGAGACCGGCGGGCAGGTATTCCGCCGCCTCGTCCAGCAGGAGGGCGTCGACTTCGTCATCGGCTCGCAGTCCTCGGGCGTCTCGATCGCGACGAACCCGCTGGCGAAGCAGATGCAGGTGCCGTACTTCCCGCTGGGGGAGGCCCCCTCGATCACCGGTGAGGACGGTAATCGCTGGGTCGTCCGGAACAACCACAGTACCGAACACGCGGCCGAGATCGCCGTCGAACACGGGATCGAGAGCGGCTCGCAGTGGACGATCATCTACCAGGACTACGCCTTCGGCCAGCAGTACCGGGACGCGGTGACCGCCGCCGTCGAACGGCGCGACGGCGAAGTGCTCGAGTCCATCGGCGTGCCCGTCGGCGAGAGCGACCTGAACTCCTACCTGAACTCGGTCCCCGAGGACACGGAGGTCCTCTTCAACGCGCTGATCGGCGCCTCCTCGCTCGGCTTCCTCCAGCAGAGCGCGGACCTCGGGACGCCCGGCCAGCGGCTGGGTGCCATCGCGTCCATCGAGGGCGTCGACGTCAGCGACACCGGCGAGGGTGCCGAGGGCGCCGAGTACGTGACGATGCTCCCGCGCGACACCAGCGGCGTGGACGTCGACGGGGTCGGGCGACTCCGGGAGATGGCGAACCCGTCGGGCACCGACAACATCTACCTCGGCGGCCACATCAGCGCCTCCTACGAGTCCCTCTCGTGGATCGAAGACGCCGTGACGGAGACCGAGTGGGCCGGCTCGGACGACAACCAGGCGCTCATCGAGTGGTTCGAGGGCGGCCCCTCCGTCGAGGGCAGCGAGCGCTACCCCCAGGGACCGAAGTTCTTCCGCGGGGAGGACCACCAGGCGTTCATGGACATGCACATCGAGCGCATCGAGGGCGGCTCGCTGACCGACGTCAAGCGCGTCGAGGTCGACGAACCGACCTTCGAGGCGCGCGCCGACCTGGCCGGCCAGGAGTTCTGA
- a CDS encoding ABC transporter substrate-binding protein — MGLAGCLGGGGGGGSEDAITVGLQADLTGPLSTYGFWFRRVLEAYVDEINEDGGIDGREVELAIEDTETNAETGGQVFRRLAQQEDVDFVIGSFSSGVNIATIPLAKQMQVPYFPAGSAPSTTGEDGNRWTIRTAHDITQNAALGVEWGLENLGTNWTIIYQDYAFGQQWRDAIQEVMGDEGEILETIGVPVGESDLNSYLNGVPEETDVLFNALILPSSISFLKQSADLNTPGARFGDISGIEGTDISDIQDAGQGASFITGLPPNLDSEGNNHLRELADVDGANEALVRQYWVAYESLSFIREGIEASGWKSQEDHQAFIEWFETGPAVEEGIDYPQGDKFIRGEDHQAFMDRYITQVSGDELEIVTEMELSEAPLPPRANLAGQEF, encoded by the coding sequence GTGGGACTGGCTGGCTGTCTCGGCGGCGGTGGTGGCGGCGGCAGCGAAGACGCGATCACGGTCGGCCTGCAGGCCGACCTCACGGGACCGCTCTCGACGTACGGGTTCTGGTTTCGGCGCGTGCTGGAAGCGTACGTAGACGAGATCAACGAGGACGGCGGCATCGACGGCCGCGAGGTCGAACTGGCCATCGAGGACACCGAGACAAACGCGGAGACCGGTGGGCAGGTGTTCCGCCGACTCGCCCAGCAGGAAGACGTCGACTTCGTCATCGGCTCCTTTTCCTCGGGGGTCAACATCGCCACGATCCCGCTGGCCAAGCAGATGCAGGTGCCGTACTTCCCGGCCGGGTCTGCGCCGTCGACCACCGGCGAGGACGGCAACCGCTGGACGATCCGGACCGCACACGACATCACCCAGAACGCGGCCCTGGGCGTCGAGTGGGGGCTCGAGAACCTAGGGACGAACTGGACGATCATCTACCAGGACTACGCGTTCGGCCAGCAGTGGCGGGACGCGATTCAGGAGGTCATGGGCGACGAGGGTGAGATCCTGGAGACGATCGGCGTCCCCGTCGGCGAGAGCGACCTCAACTCCTATCTCAACGGGGTCCCCGAGGAGACGGACGTCCTGTTCAACGCGCTGATCCTGCCGTCCTCGATCAGCTTCCTGAAACAGAGCGCGGACCTGAACACCCCGGGCGCCCGCTTCGGCGACATCTCCGGGATCGAGGGCACGGACATCTCGGACATTCAGGACGCGGGGCAGGGCGCCTCCTTCATCACCGGGCTCCCGCCGAATCTGGACTCCGAGGGGAACAACCACCTGCGAGAGCTCGCGGACGTCGATGGCGCGAACGAGGCCCTCGTCCGGCAGTACTGGGTGGCCTACGAGTCGCTCTCCTTCATCCGCGAGGGCATCGAGGCCTCCGGCTGGAAGAGCCAGGAGGACCATCAGGCGTTCATCGAGTGGTTCGAGACCGGCCCGGCGGTCGAAGAGGGGATCGATTACCCCCAGGGTGACAAGTTCATCCGCGGTGAGGACCACCAGGCCTTCATGGACCGGTACATCACGCAGGTTTCGGGCGACGAACTCGAGATCGTCACGGAGATGGAACTGTCGGAGGCGCCGCTGCCCCCGAGGGCGAACCTGGCGGGCCAGGAGTTCTGA
- a CDS encoding EamA family transporter, producing MVELLGPGLAVAAALALAIQVGCVRVGTDSGRSNDALIVVLLVNIAVLVPVALVVGYPDYTLPRNALLAFAAAGLVGTMMGRAFEYAGIEKIGASRSEPIKASQPLHAAVLAVLVLGETLTPLMGVGTVLVVVGVAVISWESRSSADGLESISWSYLALPLASAFLYGIEPIFAKVGLATGTSPFVGLGVKTVAATVAFYAYLRYRGALPKRSVFGSGNTKWYVAAGLANTAFLLSYYAALAVAPVVLVQPVLQTSPLFVILISYVFLQRLERVTWKLVVAATVVALGAGLVALQV from the coding sequence ATGGTCGAACTTCTCGGTCCCGGTCTGGCAGTCGCGGCCGCACTGGCCCTGGCGATCCAGGTCGGCTGCGTCCGCGTCGGGACGGACAGCGGTCGGTCCAACGACGCGCTGATCGTCGTCCTGCTGGTCAACATCGCCGTTCTGGTCCCGGTCGCGCTCGTCGTCGGCTACCCGGACTATACCCTCCCGAGAAACGCACTGCTCGCGTTCGCCGCGGCCGGACTCGTGGGGACGATGATGGGCCGGGCCTTCGAGTACGCGGGCATCGAGAAGATCGGCGCGAGCCGGTCGGAACCGATCAAGGCCTCCCAGCCGCTCCACGCGGCCGTCCTCGCCGTGCTGGTCCTGGGGGAGACGCTGACGCCGCTGATGGGCGTCGGCACGGTGCTCGTCGTGGTCGGCGTGGCCGTCATCTCCTGGGAGAGCCGCAGTTCCGCGGACGGTCTCGAGTCGATCTCCTGGTCCTATCTCGCGTTACCGCTCGCCTCCGCGTTCCTGTACGGCATCGAGCCCATCTTCGCCAAGGTCGGGCTGGCGACCGGCACCTCGCCGTTCGTCGGGCTGGGCGTCAAGACCGTGGCGGCGACGGTCGCCTTCTACGCGTACCTGCGGTACCGCGGTGCGCTCCCGAAACGAAGCGTCTTCGGGTCGGGGAACACGAAGTGGTACGTCGCGGCCGGCCTCGCCAACACCGCGTTCCTGCTCAGCTACTACGCGGCGCTGGCGGTCGCGCCCGTCGTGCTGGTCCAGCCCGTCCTGCAGACGAGCCCGCTGTTCGTCATCCTCATCTCGTACGTCTTCCTCCAGCGGCTCGAACGCGTCACCTGGAAACTCGTCGTCGCGGCCACCGTGGTCGCGCTCGGTGCGGGCCTGGTCGCGCTGCAGGTCTGA